The sequence ATCGGTCATACCCGACAGTCGAGCTACACGACCAAGTAGACTTGGCTCCGGTTCACGACGCGGGGGAGGGCCGCGACCCTCCCGCGAACTGCTGTGCGCCGCGGAAACTATTGTCACGGGGGGCGAACGTCGAGTATGGAACTCACCGACGAACAGGCCGCCATTCGGGACGTCGTCCAGGACTTCGCGACCGAGGAGATCCGGCCCACCGCACTCGAGGCCGACCGCACGGCGTCGTTTCCCGAAGACGTCTGGGACGGCCTCGCCGACCTCGAGTTGACCGCGCTGACGGTCCCCGAGGAGTACGGCGGGTTCGACGCCGATCCGGTCACGGCGGCGGTCGTCTACGAGGAAGTGGCGAGAGGGATGCTCGCGGTCGCGACGGCGCTGTCGGTCCACGGCCTCGCGACCTCCTGCATCGCGACCTTCGGGAGCGACGACCTGCAAGAGCGCTGGCTTCCAGACATGGCCGCGGGCCGCCCCGTCGGCGCGTTCGCCCTCTCGGAACCCCACGCGGGGTCGAATCCGGCGGCACTGTCGACGGTCGCCCGACGCGACGGAGACGAATACGTGATCGACGGCGAGAAACAATGGATCACCAACGGCCAGCGCGCGGGCGTCTACGTCCTCTTCGCCCGGACCGACCCAGACGATCCCGGTTCGATCACCCAGTTTCTCGTCCCGGGTGACGTCGACGGCCTCTCCGTCGGCGAACCCGAGGACAAACTCGGCCTCCGGGCCAGCGACACGACCAGTCTCACCTTCGACGGCGTTCGAATTCCCACCGAAAACCGACTGACAGAGGAGGGAAAAGGGCTCTCGGCGGCGCTCTCCGTGCTTACTGGTGGTCGGATCGCCATCGCCGCCCAGTCCGTCGGGCTGGCCCAGTCCGCGCTCGAGGACGCCATCGATTACAGCCAGGAACGCGAGCAGTTCGGCGGCCCGATCGGCGACATTCAGGCGGTGCGTCACAGACTCGCCGAGATGGCCACCCGGACACGGGCCGCGCGGTTGCTCACCCGCGATGCGGCCCGCAAGCGGGGTGACGCGGAGACAGCGGCCGGCGGGGCCGCCCTCGAGGCCAGCATGGCGAAATACTTCGCGAGCGAGACGGCGATGTTCGTCACGAACGAGGCCGTCCAGCTCCACGGCGGCGCTGGTTACGTCACCGAGACCGACGTCGAACGGCTCTACCGGGACGCCAAGATCACCGAAATCTACGAGGGAACCACGGAGATCCAGAAGACCGTCATCGCCCGGGAACTGCTCGACGGCGACTGACGTTCTGCCGATTCCCTCGAGTCGAGGTCGCCACTCACCGGGACCGACACCGATATTCCGCGTCCAGACGTTTCACTCCGTATGCACGAACGCGACGCCGACGCGTACGAGGCCGTCGTCTACGACCTCGACGGCACGCTCGTCGACCTCGTCGTCGACTGGGACGCCGTCGCCGCCGACGTCCTCGAGGTCTACACCGCCGCAAACGTCGAACCACCGAGTAGCAACCTGTGGGACCTCCTCGAGGACGCACAGTCCGTCGGCCTTCAGCCGGAGGTCGAGTCCACGATCGCGAGCCACGAACGCGACGGCGCAGCGGTCGCCCCGCGGCTCCCACACGCCGACGAACTCCTCGAGCACTCGGTCCCCGTCGGCGTCTGTTCGCTCAACTGCGAGGCCGCCTGCCGGATCGCCCTCGAGGAACACGACCTCGCGTCGGCCGTCGACGCCGTCGTCGGCCGGGACACCGTCTCGCGGTGGAAACCCCACCCCGAGCCGCTCGTGGAGACGGTCACGCGACTCGAGGCCTCGCCACCCGCGGCGCTGTTCGTGGGTGATTCGGCTCGAGACGAAGTGACGGCGGAGCGCGCGGGGACGGACTTCGAGTACGTCGGCGAGGGACCGTCCGGCGTCTGAGCGTCTTCGGGACCGAAAACCGGACCGCTACTCCTGCGTTCGCTTCGCGTACGCGAACACGATCAGCGCCGTCACGAACCAGATCGGCGCACCGACCCGGATCGCGAATTCGGCTCGAGCGCCCCAGGTTGCGAGCTCGAAGCTGATCGAGAGGAGGGCGACGAGCGGGGCCCCGACGAGGATCGTTACGACGAAGGTCGTCTGCATGACCCAGCCGTAGTCGACGCCGTCGGGATCGGTCGTTTCGACGGGTTCGGGCACGCTAGAGACTCGCGAGGCGGTCCTCATAAGTTTCGCGGGTCTCCTGTGAGCCGTGTTCTGCAGAACGTTGAGAGTATCTGGATCGGATGAGATTACCACGAAATCCCCTCCCGAGCATCGCGGGAGGGGATTCCCGATCAACGCCGCCAGCCCTTTCAGTCCCACCCACGTAGCTTGACCGATCAGCCGACACGGGTGGGACTGAAAGGGGCTGCCGTGCTCGCTGAGCGAGGCGACGCAAGCACCGCAGTGAAACGAGGAGCGCAGCGAGCCGCAGCCAGCGAGCACGGCAGGGGCTTTCGTAGTGGTCTTGGTCGATTTGATGAGATCTACACGGTCGACAAAGAGACTAGCGGACAACCACGTGAGGTTTAGTATCACGGCACGAACGACCCCCCATGACCACCGTCCGGGACATCAAAGCGAAGACGGGGGAGGAACCGATCACGGTACTGACCGCCTACGACGCACCGACCGCCGCGATCTGCGACGCGGCTGGCATCGACGCCATTCTCGTCGGGGACAGCCTCGGGAACACCTCACTCGGCTACGAGAACACCCTGCCAGTCAGCGTCGACGACATGGCTCACCACGTCGAGGCCGTCGCTCGAGGTGCCGACGACCCGCTGGTCATCGCGGACATGCCCTTCCTCTCGATCGGCGTCGACGAACGCGAGAGCATCGCGAACGCGGGTCGAATGGTCAAAGAAGCCGGCGCGGAGGCCGTCAAACTCGAGTGTGGCCCCCACACGGTCGACCTCACCGAGCGGCTGGTCCAGCTTGGCATCCCGGTGATGGCCCACCTCGGGTTGACTCCCCAGCACGTCAACCAGTACGGCGGCTATCCCCGGCAGGGAACCGATCAGGAGGCCGCCGAGCGCATCCTCGAGCTGGCGCGGTCCCACGAGGAGGCGGGGGCGTTCTCGCTGGTACTCGAGCACGTCCCCGCGAATCTGGCCG is a genomic window of Natrarchaeobaculum aegyptiacum containing:
- the panB gene encoding 3-methyl-2-oxobutanoate hydroxymethyltransferase, which gives rise to MTTVRDIKAKTGEEPITVLTAYDAPTAAICDAAGIDAILVGDSLGNTSLGYENTLPVSVDDMAHHVEAVARGADDPLVIADMPFLSIGVDERESIANAGRMVKEAGAEAVKLECGPHTVDLTERLVQLGIPVMAHLGLTPQHVNQYGGYPRQGTDQEAAERILELARSHEEAGAFSLVLEHVPANLAADVTAALETPTIGIGAGPDCDGQVLVVDDVIGLSEWSPSFAEQFGSVREEMTGAIEDYVEAVESGTFPADEHSHEEDDLEELY
- a CDS encoding DUF5822 domain-containing protein, giving the protein MPEPVETTDPDGVDYGWVMQTTFVVTILVGAPLVALLSISFELATWGARAEFAIRVGAPIWFVTALIVFAYAKRTQE
- a CDS encoding HAD family hydrolase; amino-acid sequence: MHERDADAYEAVVYDLDGTLVDLVVDWDAVAADVLEVYTAANVEPPSSNLWDLLEDAQSVGLQPEVESTIASHERDGAAVAPRLPHADELLEHSVPVGVCSLNCEAACRIALEEHDLASAVDAVVGRDTVSRWKPHPEPLVETVTRLEASPPAALFVGDSARDEVTAERAGTDFEYVGEGPSGV
- a CDS encoding acyl-CoA dehydrogenase family protein, which produces MELTDEQAAIRDVVQDFATEEIRPTALEADRTASFPEDVWDGLADLELTALTVPEEYGGFDADPVTAAVVYEEVARGMLAVATALSVHGLATSCIATFGSDDLQERWLPDMAAGRPVGAFALSEPHAGSNPAALSTVARRDGDEYVIDGEKQWITNGQRAGVYVLFARTDPDDPGSITQFLVPGDVDGLSVGEPEDKLGLRASDTTSLTFDGVRIPTENRLTEEGKGLSAALSVLTGGRIAIAAQSVGLAQSALEDAIDYSQEREQFGGPIGDIQAVRHRLAEMATRTRAARLLTRDAARKRGDAETAAGGAALEASMAKYFASETAMFVTNEAVQLHGGAGYVTETDVERLYRDAKITEIYEGTTEIQKTVIARELLDGD